The following are encoded together in the Candidatus Woesebacteria bacterium genome:
- a CDS encoding glycosyltransferase family 4 protein, with protein sequence MTNIENKITRKVAIFHCGFIYSGGGERIVLEEAIGLKKKEYEVVVYAPTLDNKKCFPHMVRELDVRTFISHRTRFLPGGYALNLVLSSLLAPFFAYNFRDVDIFVGANQPSAWIAFCIAKILRKPYIVYLNQPNRVVYPRPVDLEYGWATTVKDYHRLFKLFHKALRPVISWLDKSSIQHADNLLVNGKYIGDIIENIYAKKTVDAPAGAYAYPLSLLTTSPQVYKGSINIAGQKINKPYALITNRHDPQKRFDYVIEALAIVLKTYKNAKLVIPGPFTDHTKNLKILAKKLGIEDKVIFLGQIKEDDLKKLYRHTSVYCYPSPEEDFGLGPLEAGGWGVPTVAWNHGGPTVTVDNGVTGLLAKPYDIKNYAKHMLTLFNDPRLRARMGKAAWKRTKNEFSWEKHIDTIESVINELI encoded by the coding sequence ATGACAAATATAGAAAACAAGATTACAAGAAAGGTGGCAATATTTCATTGCGGCTTTATTTACTCGGGAGGTGGAGAAAGAATTGTATTGGAAGAAGCAATTGGGTTGAAAAAAAAAGAGTATGAAGTAGTTGTCTACGCACCGACATTGGATAATAAAAAATGTTTTCCACACATGGTGAGAGAGCTTGATGTAAGAACTTTCATATCACATCGAACGAGGTTTTTGCCGGGTGGATATGCACTTAATTTGGTGCTCTCCAGTTTACTTGCACCATTTTTTGCCTACAATTTTCGGGATGTGGATATTTTTGTTGGAGCTAATCAACCATCTGCTTGGATAGCATTTTGCATAGCCAAGATACTTCGTAAACCATATATTGTTTATCTTAATCAACCAAACAGAGTCGTATATCCCAGACCTGTTGACCTGGAATATGGATGGGCGACAACGGTCAAGGATTACCATAGGCTTTTTAAATTGTTTCACAAAGCTCTCAGGCCTGTTATATCTTGGCTTGATAAATCAAGCATTCAACACGCCGACAACTTACTTGTTAATGGGAAATATATAGGTGATATTATTGAAAATATTTATGCCAAAAAGACGGTTGATGCACCTGCTGGCGCTTATGCGTATCCACTTAGTTTATTAACGACAAGTCCGCAAGTATATAAGGGAAGTATAAATATCGCCGGTCAAAAAATAAATAAACCATATGCTTTGATTACCAATAGACATGATCCACAAAAAAGATTTGATTATGTAATAGAAGCGCTTGCAATAGTTCTGAAAACTTACAAAAATGCTAAATTAGTGATTCCCGGACCATTTACAGATCATACTAAAAATCTAAAGATATTGGCAAAAAAACTTGGTATTGAAGACAAAGTAATATTTTTGGGACAGATAAAAGAGGACGATCTAAAAAAGCTATATCGCCATACATCAGTTTATTGTTATCCGTCTCCCGAAGAAGATTTCGGACTTGGACCACTGGAAGCCGGTGGATGGGGAGTACCAACGGTTGCATGGAATCACGGTGGGCCGACAGTGACAGTGGACAATGGTGTTACCGGTCTTTTGGCTAAACCGTATGATATCAAAAATTATGCTAAACACATGCTGACCTTATTTAACGATCCGAGATTGCGAGCAAGGATGGGGAAGGCGGCGTGGAAAAGAACAAAAAATGAGTTTAGTTGGGAGAAACACATCGACACGATTGAAAGTGTTATTAATGAGCTTATTTAA
- a CDS encoding class I SAM-dependent methyltransferase: MAKQVVRNWGIEKIELSPWYFNSLRLKYALEAIKGTKGKLLEVGAGAGAFSKSIKKHCPDLEVTASDIETSLLDLGKGICNEINFVKADVCNLPFKNNAFQAIVSFDVFEHIDNPHKAINEVYRVLDRKGVFHCATPIEGNILTIHGIASKLKLNPKEKYAGHVQRYDTTSLIKHFSDAGFENIKVNYSGHYFYQLMDFSYFLTLTIFKKFPNNTFEGYIENLPSGTGKSGMSLLRSLLATVCFVESLILKNFPGQIAHYTASKK, from the coding sequence ATGGCAAAGCAAGTGGTTAGAAATTGGGGAATAGAAAAGATTGAATTGTCACCGTGGTACTTCAATTCCCTTAGATTAAAATATGCACTCGAAGCAATAAAAGGTACAAAAGGAAAGCTTTTAGAAGTGGGGGCGGGTGCGGGAGCTTTTTCGAAGTCCATCAAAAAGCACTGTCCGGACTTGGAAGTAACTGCATCGGATATTGAGACATCACTTTTGGATTTAGGTAAGGGAATCTGCAACGAAATAAATTTTGTCAAAGCAGATGTGTGTAATCTTCCTTTCAAAAATAATGCCTTCCAAGCGATTGTATCCTTTGATGTCTTTGAACACATTGACAACCCACACAAGGCGATCAATGAAGTTTATAGAGTATTGGATCGAAAGGGAGTATTTCATTGCGCAACACCGATTGAGGGGAATATTCTGACTATTCACGGAATAGCTTCTAAATTGAAACTCAATCCCAAAGAAAAATACGCCGGACATGTTCAGCGATACGATACGACAAGTCTTATTAAACATTTTTCTGATGCTGGATTTGAAAACATTAAAGTTAATTACAGTGGTCATTATTTTTATCAACTGATGGATTTTTCGTATTTTCTGACTTTAACTATTTTCAAAAAGTTTCCCAACAATACCTTTGAAGGCTATATAGAAAATTTACCCAGTGGTACCGGAAAGTCTGGCATGTCGTTATTAAGATCGCTTCTTGCAACTGTCTGTTTTGTGGAATCATTAATCCTTAAAAACTTTCCCGGACAAATTGCTCATTACACTGCAAGTAAAAAATGA